DNA sequence from the Cellulophaga sp. HaHaR_3_176 genome:
AAACCTACAGGTAAAAAATATGCTAAAACATACATTAGAATACCAGCTATTAATAAAATTACTATTGGTGGAATTTTTAAATGCATCTGCTAAAATTATAAAAGTTTAAAATACTATTTTTGAAATACCTTATTAAATAAGAAAACAAATTTACATGAAACTTGTATTTGCCACACACAATCAAAATAAAGTTAAAGAGGTGCAGTTATTAATGCCCAAAAATATAACATTACTATCTTTAAATGATATTGATTGTTTTGATGAAATTGCAGAAACAGCAAATACTCTAAAAGGCAATGCTCAATTAAAAGCTGATTTTGTTACTGAAAAATATGGTTATAATTGTTTTGCTGATGACACCGGTTTACTAGTTGACAGTTTAAATGGAGAACCTGGTGTTTTCTCAGCAAGATATGCCGGTGAAGAAAAAAGCACAGAAGCCAACATGGCTAAATTATTAAAAAATTTAGAAACAAAAGATAACCGAGTTGCTCGTTTTAAAACATGTATTGCGTTAAATATTGATGCAAAAAAATATAAATTTGAAGGAGAGGTCGAAGGAATAATCACCAAA
Encoded proteins:
- a CDS encoding non-canonical purine NTP diphosphatase, whose protein sequence is MKLVFATHNQNKVKEVQLLMPKNITLLSLNDIDCFDEIAETANTLKGNAQLKADFVTEKYGYNCFADDTGLLVDSLNGEPGVFSARYAGEEKSTEANMAKLLKNLETKDNRVARFKTCIALNIDAKKYKFEGEVEGIITKEKYGIDGFGYDPIFRPNGFDKTFAELPIEIKNKISHRGRAIQKLIKHLNLS